One Glycine soja cultivar W05 chromosome 2, ASM419377v2, whole genome shotgun sequence genomic region harbors:
- the LOC114386900 gene encoding protein argonaute 7-like isoform X1 yields the protein MEETEDSTNANQKFTTKRRSFRNGGNSHEHHHYHHHHHHHHHHHHYQHHHHHHQLLQYSTQLGFCNNQNKYQRYYPALLPLPSLIPLQQLPLTPPFPPNLTIKSKTHLRKPPCMLNSSPSSDYKLSQPPLDPAPKELQQQTKASLKGDDGKKLIPARKPQAVIVARRPDSGGKEGSVISLLANHFLVQFDPSQKIYHYNVEITPHPSKDVARAIKQKLVNNNSAVLCGATPAYDGRKNLYSPVEFQNDKLEFYISLPIPTSKLTSPYGEMSDLKEKHEQLKLFRINIKLVSKINGKELSNYLSKEDDDWIPLPQDYLHALDVVLRESPTEKCIPVGRSFYSSSMGRSKDIGGGAVGLRGFFQSLRPTQQGLALNVDFSVTAFHESIGVIAYLQKRLEFLRDLSQRKTAQLTGEERKEVEKALKNIRVFVCHRETVQRYRVYGLTEEVTENLWFADRDGKNLRLVNYFKDQYNYDIQFRKLPCLQISRSKPCYLPMELCVICEGQKFLGKLSDDQTARILKMGCQRPGERKTIVEGVMRGTVGPTSGDQEKEFKLQVSREMTKLTGRILHPPKLKLGDGGHVRNLTPSRHDCQWNLLDGHVFEGTTIERWALISFGGTPDQKSNVPRFINQLCQRCEQLGIFLNKNTVISPQFESIQILNNVTLLESKLKRILRTASNNLQLLICIMERKHKGYADLKRIAETSVGVVSQCCLYPNLNKLSSQFLANLALKINAKVGGCTVALYNSLPSQLPRLFHIDEPVIFMGADVTHPHPLDDVSPSVAAVVGSMNWPTANKYISRIRSQTHRQEIILDLGAMVGELLDDFYQEVEKLPNRIIFFRDGVSETQFYKVLEEELQSIRCACSRFPGYKPTITFAVVQKRHHTRLFPFETDQSSTQKNNFLYENIPPGTVVDSVITHPKEFDFYLCSHWGVKGTSRPTHYHVLWDENQFTSDELQKLVYNLCYTFVRCTKPISLVPPAYYAHLAAYRGRLYLERSESLGLFRSTSTLSRAAPPKTAPLPKLSENIKKLMFYC from the exons ATGGAAGAGACAGAGGACTCAACCAATGCCAACCAGAAATTCACCACCAAAAGAAGGAGCTTCAGGAATGGAGGCAACTCTCATGAGCATCATCATTatcaccatcaccaccaccaccaccaccatcatcatcactatcagcaccatcaccatcatcatcagCTGCTACAATACTCAACTCAGCTTGGCTTTTGCAACAACCAGAACAAGTATCAGAGATACTACCCAGCTCTTCTTCCTCTACCTTCTCTTATACCTCTTCAACAACTTCCTTTGACTCCACCCTTCCCTCCGAACCTCACCATCAAATCAAAAACCCATTTGCGCAAACCTCCATGCATGCTCAATAGCTCCCCGTCCTCAGATTACAAGCTCTCTCAGCCACCACTTGATCCTG CTCCGAAGGAACTTCAGCAGCAAACTAAGGCATCCTTAAAAGGAGATGATGGGAAGAAACTCATTCCAGCAAGGAAGCCACAGGCAGTAATTGTTGCAAGGAGGCCAGACTCTGGTGGCAAAGAAGGTTCTGTGATCTCTCTTCTTGCCAACCACTTTTTGGTGCAATTTGATCCATCACAGAAGATATATCATTACAATGTTGAAATCACTCCTCATCCCTCCAAGGATGTTGCCAGAGCAATCAAGCAGAAGTTGGTAAATAACAATTCTGCGGTCCTCTGTGGTGCTACTCCAGCATATGATGGTAGAAAGAATCTTTATAGTCCAGTTGAATTCCAAAATGACAAGCTTGAGTTCTACATAAGCCTCCCAATCCCCACTAGCAAGCTGACTTCACCTTATGGAGAAATGTCTGACTTGAAAGAGAAGCATGAACAGCTTAAACTTTTCAGGATAAATATCAAACTGGTCTCGAAGATCAATGGGAAGGAGTTGAGTAACTATTTGAGCAAAGAGGATGATGATTGGATTCCACTTCCACAGGATTATCTGCATGCTTTGGATGTAGTTCTTAGGGAAAGTCCAACCGAGAAATGCATACCTGTAGGGAGGTCATTCTATTCAAGTTCAATGGGAAGAAGCAAAGACATTGGTGGAGGAGCTGTTGGATTGAGAGGCTTCTTTCAGAGTCTTAGACCAACACAACAAGGACTTGCTCTCAACGTGGATTTCTCAGTAACTGCTTTCCATGAGAGCATAGGAGTGATTGCATACTTGCAGAAGCGCCTCGAGTTTCTTCGAGACCTGTCTCAAAGAAAGACAGCTCAATTAACCGGTGAAGAGAGGAAGGAAGTGGAGAAGGCATTGAAGAACATCAGGGTCTTCGTTTGCCATAGAGAAACTGTTCAACGATATCGTGTCTATGGCTTGACTGAGGAGGTTACTGAAAATCTTTGGTTTGCTGACAGAGATGGGAAGAATCTGAGGTTGGTGAATTACTTTAAAGATCAGTATAACTATGACATACAATTCAGAAAACTGCCATGCTTGCAAATTAGTAGGAGTAAGCCTTGTTATCTCCCTATGGAGCTTTGTGTGATCTGTGAAGGCCAGAAGTTCCTTGGGAAACTGTCTGATGATCAAACAGCAAGAATACTCAAAATGGGCTGCCAAAGACCGGGAGAACGAAAAACCATTGTCGAAGGAGTCATGAGAGGAACTGTTGGGCCTACCAG TGGTGATCAGGAAAAAGAATTCAAACTCCAAGTATCAAGAGAAATGACAAAGTTGACTGGTAGAATTCTTCACCCTCCCAAACTAAAGCTTGGAGATGGAGGTCATGTGAGAAACCTGACTCCTTCACGTCACGACTGCCAGTGGAACCTTCTTGATGGACATGTCTTCGAAGGAACTACAATTGAAAGGTGGGCACTAATTAGTTTTGGGGGCACACCTGACCAGAAGTCCAATGTCCCCAGATTCATAAACCAGTTATGTCAAAGGTGTGAACAATTGGGCATTTTTCTTAACAAGAACACAGTTATTAGTCCCCAGTTTGAATCAATCCAAATTCTTAACAATGTCACCCTTTTGGAATCTAAGCTCAAGAGGATCCTGAGGACAGCCTCAAACAATCTCCAGCTTCTTATTTGCATAATGGAGAGAAAACACAAAGGGTATGCAGACTTGAAACGAATTGCTGAGACAAGTGTTGGTGTTGTGAGCCAATGCTGCCTGTACCCCAATCTCAACAAGTTGAGTTCACAATTTTTGGCCAATTTGGCCCTCAAAATCAACGCCAAAGTTGGTGGATGCACAGTTGCCTTGTACAACTCATTGCCATCGCAGTTACCGCGCCTCTTTCATATTGACGAGCCGGTGATATTCATGGGTGCAGATGTGACACATCCTCACCCTCTAGATGATGTCAGTCCATCTGTCGCTGCTGTCGTCGGCAGCATGAATTGGCCAACAGCAAACAAGTACATTTCAAGAATAAGGTCTCAAACACATAGACAAGAAATCATCCTGGACCTAGGCGCAATGGTGGGGGAGTTGCTTGATGATTTTTACCAGGAGGTAGAGAAACTCCCTAACAGAATCATTTTCTTCCGAGACGGGGTCAGTGAAACTCAGTTTTACAAAGTGCTGGAAGAGGAACTTCAATCCATCAGGTGTGCATGCTCAAGGTTTCCTGGCTACAAACCTACCATTACTTTTGCAGTTGTGCAAAAGAGGCATCACACAAGGTTGTTTCCCTTTGAAACTGACCAGTCTTCAActcaaaaaaacaattttctatATGAAAACATTCCTCCAGGGACTGTGGTTGATTCTGTGATCACTCATCCAAAGGAGTTTGATTTCTATCTTTGTAGCCATTGGGGTGTTAAAGGAACAAGTAGGCCAACTCACTACCATGTCTTGTGGGATGAAAACCAGTTTACTTCTGATGAACTTCAGAAACTGGTTTACAACTTGTGCTACACTTTTGTTAGGTGTACCAAGCCAATTTCTTTGGTGCCTCCTGCATATTATGCACATTTGGCTGCATATAGAGGCAGACTCTACCTTGAGAGATCAGAGTCCTTAGGTTTATTCAGAAGCACATCTACACTATCCAGAGCTGCTCCTCCAAAGACAGCACCTCTACCTAAACTTAGTGAAAACATCAAGAAGCTCATGTTCTATTGCTAG
- the LOC114386900 gene encoding protein argonaute 7-like isoform X2 produces the protein MEETEDSTNANQKFTTKRRSFRNGGNSHEHHHYHHHHHHHHHHHHYQHHHHHHQLLQYSTQLGFCNNQNKYQRYYPALLPLPSLIPLQQLPLTPPFPPNLTIKSKTHLRKPPCMLNSSPSSDYKLSQPPLDPVMNHLVSYTDSAPKELQQQTKASLKGDDGKKLIPARKPQAVIVARRPDSGGKEGSVISLLANHFLVQFDPSQKIYHYNVEITPHPSKDVARAIKQKLVNNNSAVLCGATPAYDGRKNLYSPVEFQNDKLEFYISLPIPTSKLTSPYGEMSDLKEKHEQLKLFRINIKLVSKINGKELSNYLSKEDDDWIPLPQDYLHALDVVLRESPTEKCIPVGRSFYSSSMGRSKDIGGGAVGLRGFFQSLRPTQQGLALNVDFSVTAFHESIGVIAYLQKRLEFLRDLSQRKTAQLTGEERKEVEKALKNIRVFVCHRETVQRYRVYGLTEEVTENLWFADRDGKNLRLVNYFKDQYNYDIQFRKLPCLQISRSKPCYLPMELCVICEGQKFLGKLSDDQTARILKMGCQRPGERKTIVEGVMRGTVGPTSGDQEKEFKLQVSREMTKLTGRILHPPKLKLGDGGHVRNLTPSRHDCQWNLLDGHVFEGTTIERWALISFGGTPDQKSNVPRFINQLCQRCEQLGIFLNKNTVISPQFESIQILNNVTLLESKLKRILRTASNNLQLLICIMERKHKGYADLKRIAETSVGVVSQCCLYPNLNKLSSQFLANLALKINAKVGGCTVALYNSLPSQLPRLFHIDEPVIFMGADVTHPHPLDDVSPSVAAVVGSMNWPTANKYISRIRSQTHRQEIILDLGAMVGELLDDFYQEVEKLPNRIIFFRDGVSETQFYKVLEEELQSIRCACSRFPGYKPTITFAVVQKRHHTRLFPFETDQSSTQKNNFLYENIPPGTVVDSVITHPKEFDFYLCSHWGVKGTSRPTHYHVLWDENQFTSDELQKLVYNLCYTFVRCTKPISLVPPAYYAHLAAYRGRLYLERSESLGLFRSTSTLSRAAPPKTAPLPKLSENIKKLMFYC, from the exons ATGGAAGAGACAGAGGACTCAACCAATGCCAACCAGAAATTCACCACCAAAAGAAGGAGCTTCAGGAATGGAGGCAACTCTCATGAGCATCATCATTatcaccatcaccaccaccaccaccaccatcatcatcactatcagcaccatcaccatcatcatcagCTGCTACAATACTCAACTCAGCTTGGCTTTTGCAACAACCAGAACAAGTATCAGAGATACTACCCAGCTCTTCTTCCTCTACCTTCTCTTATACCTCTTCAACAACTTCCTTTGACTCCACCCTTCCCTCCGAACCTCACCATCAAATCAAAAACCCATTTGCGCAAACCTCCATGCATGCTCAATAGCTCCCCGTCCTCAGATTACAAGCTCTCTCAGCCACCACTTGATCCTG TTATGAACCATCTTGTTTCTTACACTGATTCAGCTCCGAAGGAACTTCAGCAGCAAACTAAGGCATCCTTAAAAGGAGATGATGGGAAGAAACTCATTCCAGCAAGGAAGCCACAGGCAGTAATTGTTGCAAGGAGGCCAGACTCTGGTGGCAAAGAAGGTTCTGTGATCTCTCTTCTTGCCAACCACTTTTTGGTGCAATTTGATCCATCACAGAAGATATATCATTACAATGTTGAAATCACTCCTCATCCCTCCAAGGATGTTGCCAGAGCAATCAAGCAGAAGTTGGTAAATAACAATTCTGCGGTCCTCTGTGGTGCTACTCCAGCATATGATGGTAGAAAGAATCTTTATAGTCCAGTTGAATTCCAAAATGACAAGCTTGAGTTCTACATAAGCCTCCCAATCCCCACTAGCAAGCTGACTTCACCTTATGGAGAAATGTCTGACTTGAAAGAGAAGCATGAACAGCTTAAACTTTTCAGGATAAATATCAAACTGGTCTCGAAGATCAATGGGAAGGAGTTGAGTAACTATTTGAGCAAAGAGGATGATGATTGGATTCCACTTCCACAGGATTATCTGCATGCTTTGGATGTAGTTCTTAGGGAAAGTCCAACCGAGAAATGCATACCTGTAGGGAGGTCATTCTATTCAAGTTCAATGGGAAGAAGCAAAGACATTGGTGGAGGAGCTGTTGGATTGAGAGGCTTCTTTCAGAGTCTTAGACCAACACAACAAGGACTTGCTCTCAACGTGGATTTCTCAGTAACTGCTTTCCATGAGAGCATAGGAGTGATTGCATACTTGCAGAAGCGCCTCGAGTTTCTTCGAGACCTGTCTCAAAGAAAGACAGCTCAATTAACCGGTGAAGAGAGGAAGGAAGTGGAGAAGGCATTGAAGAACATCAGGGTCTTCGTTTGCCATAGAGAAACTGTTCAACGATATCGTGTCTATGGCTTGACTGAGGAGGTTACTGAAAATCTTTGGTTTGCTGACAGAGATGGGAAGAATCTGAGGTTGGTGAATTACTTTAAAGATCAGTATAACTATGACATACAATTCAGAAAACTGCCATGCTTGCAAATTAGTAGGAGTAAGCCTTGTTATCTCCCTATGGAGCTTTGTGTGATCTGTGAAGGCCAGAAGTTCCTTGGGAAACTGTCTGATGATCAAACAGCAAGAATACTCAAAATGGGCTGCCAAAGACCGGGAGAACGAAAAACCATTGTCGAAGGAGTCATGAGAGGAACTGTTGGGCCTACCAG TGGTGATCAGGAAAAAGAATTCAAACTCCAAGTATCAAGAGAAATGACAAAGTTGACTGGTAGAATTCTTCACCCTCCCAAACTAAAGCTTGGAGATGGAGGTCATGTGAGAAACCTGACTCCTTCACGTCACGACTGCCAGTGGAACCTTCTTGATGGACATGTCTTCGAAGGAACTACAATTGAAAGGTGGGCACTAATTAGTTTTGGGGGCACACCTGACCAGAAGTCCAATGTCCCCAGATTCATAAACCAGTTATGTCAAAGGTGTGAACAATTGGGCATTTTTCTTAACAAGAACACAGTTATTAGTCCCCAGTTTGAATCAATCCAAATTCTTAACAATGTCACCCTTTTGGAATCTAAGCTCAAGAGGATCCTGAGGACAGCCTCAAACAATCTCCAGCTTCTTATTTGCATAATGGAGAGAAAACACAAAGGGTATGCAGACTTGAAACGAATTGCTGAGACAAGTGTTGGTGTTGTGAGCCAATGCTGCCTGTACCCCAATCTCAACAAGTTGAGTTCACAATTTTTGGCCAATTTGGCCCTCAAAATCAACGCCAAAGTTGGTGGATGCACAGTTGCCTTGTACAACTCATTGCCATCGCAGTTACCGCGCCTCTTTCATATTGACGAGCCGGTGATATTCATGGGTGCAGATGTGACACATCCTCACCCTCTAGATGATGTCAGTCCATCTGTCGCTGCTGTCGTCGGCAGCATGAATTGGCCAACAGCAAACAAGTACATTTCAAGAATAAGGTCTCAAACACATAGACAAGAAATCATCCTGGACCTAGGCGCAATGGTGGGGGAGTTGCTTGATGATTTTTACCAGGAGGTAGAGAAACTCCCTAACAGAATCATTTTCTTCCGAGACGGGGTCAGTGAAACTCAGTTTTACAAAGTGCTGGAAGAGGAACTTCAATCCATCAGGTGTGCATGCTCAAGGTTTCCTGGCTACAAACCTACCATTACTTTTGCAGTTGTGCAAAAGAGGCATCACACAAGGTTGTTTCCCTTTGAAACTGACCAGTCTTCAActcaaaaaaacaattttctatATGAAAACATTCCTCCAGGGACTGTGGTTGATTCTGTGATCACTCATCCAAAGGAGTTTGATTTCTATCTTTGTAGCCATTGGGGTGTTAAAGGAACAAGTAGGCCAACTCACTACCATGTCTTGTGGGATGAAAACCAGTTTACTTCTGATGAACTTCAGAAACTGGTTTACAACTTGTGCTACACTTTTGTTAGGTGTACCAAGCCAATTTCTTTGGTGCCTCCTGCATATTATGCACATTTGGCTGCATATAGAGGCAGACTCTACCTTGAGAGATCAGAGTCCTTAGGTTTATTCAGAAGCACATCTACACTATCCAGAGCTGCTCCTCCAAAGACAGCACCTCTACCTAAACTTAGTGAAAACATCAAGAAGCTCATGTTCTATTGCTAG